A genomic stretch from Gopherus evgoodei ecotype Sinaloan lineage unplaced genomic scaffold, rGopEvg1_v1.p scaffold_47_arrow_ctg1, whole genome shotgun sequence includes:
- the LOC115642922 gene encoding tigger transposable element-derived protein 3-like isoform X2, whose amino-acid sequence MAAGTSAQEWKKLAGWQRELYRHVMLENYELLASLGSASPKPELVSNLERGEEPHVRDSQELRSRESPKGERGRAPDPSKRRLSCCTTAVISKRKELSLADRVKLLQALESPSASLSSVAKLFGISKSQAGRIGRSREQILADWRTNANPLRKRKREGKGGEVEDALFLWFQQALARGERLSGPILKAKAQELALHSGREFEATDGWLCRWKTRHNIVFKRQLGEKQDVDVGSAQSWVNEVLPSLLAGYSAENIFNADETRLLYRGYPGRDPPLLSSKKAKDRVSVLCCANHAGTEKRRLLVVGKSRRPRCLPKDLRALPIAYANSANAWVTAHIFQQWALQWDQELRRNRRKVLLFLAHNSAHPRELQAKLHHIKLAFPPNTSSITQPLDMGVVRNLKGHYRALVAAKALLSPEQGRAGRAAEIAGRVTLLDAVYMLHQAWSLVRPATVQSCFRKAGFHLAPFEQEELDLPPLADVPRPSFMSEQDFSEFVGMDAEEPAVGEMTSEECALAQRSQWAEAAECSEEDGDLDPGSHVTAAEALAGLSAAMKWCQLHGLVYHWERLLETESTVRMAAVAEASQSRVPGRSRYVPGMGLLAPPGLGSACSDPSCSAAV is encoded by the exons ATGGCTGCAGGGACTTCGGCGCAG GAGTGGAAGAAACTGGCCGGATGGCAGCGGGAGCTGTACCGCCATGTAATGCTGGAGAACTATGAACTGCTGGCCTCACTGG GCTCTGCAAGCCCCAAACCTGAGCTCGTCTCTAATCTGGAGCGAGGGGAAGAGCCGCATGTCAGGGACAGCCAGGAGCTGCGATCGAGGGAGAGCCCCAAAGGAGAGCGAGGGAGAGCCCCAG ACCCTTCCAAGCGCCGGCTCTCGTGCTGCACAACCGCAGTCATTTCCAAGAGGAAGGAGCTCTCACTGGCCGACCGGGTCAAGCTGCTGCAGGCCCTAGAGTCACCCTCTGCCTCCCTGTCCAGTGTGGCCAAGCTGTTTGGGATCTCCAAGAGCCAGGCGGGCCGGATCGGCCGCAGCAGGGAGCAGATTCTGGCCGACTGGCGCACCAACGCCAACCCACTGCGGAAGCGCAAGCGGGAGGGCAAGGGCGGAGAGGTGGAGGACGCGCTGTTCCTCTGGTTCCAGCAGGCCCTGGCCAGGGGGGAGAGGCTCTCGGGTCCCATCCTGAAGGCCAAGGcccaggagctggccctgcactcaGGCCGGGAGTTCGAGGCCACAGACGGCTGGCTCTGCCGGTGGAAGACCCGCCACAACATCGTCTTCAAGCGGCAGCTCGGCGAGAAGCAGGACGTGGATGTCGGCAGTGCCCAGAGCTGGGTGAACGAGGTGCTGCCCTCCCTGCTGGCCGGCTACAGTGCCGAGAACATCTTCAATGCCGACGAGACCAGGCTGCTGTACCGCGGCTACCCCGGCCGGGACCCGCCACTCCTGAGTAGCAAGAAGGCCAAGGACCGCGTCTCCGTCCTCTGCTGCGCCAACCACGCTGGCACGGAGAAGAGGCGCCTGCTGGTGGTGGGCAAGAGCCGGCGGCCGCGGTGCCTGCCCAAGGACCTGCGCGCCCTGCCCATTGCCTACGCCAACTCGGCCAACGCCTGGGTGACCGCGCACATCTTCCAGCAGTGGGCGCTGCAGTGGGACCAGGAGCTGCGACGCAACCGGCGCAAGGTCCTGCTCTTCCTGGCCCACAACAGCGCCCACCCCCGCGAGCTGCAGGCCAAGCTGCACCACATCAAGCTGGCCTTCCCCCCCAACACCAGCAGCATCACCCAGCCCTTGGACATGGGCGTCGTCCGCAATCTGAAGGGACACTACCGGGCACTGGTGGCGGCCAAGGCCCTGCTGAGCCCAGAGCAGGGGCGGGCGGGGCGGGCGGCTGAGATCGCCGGGCGGGTCACACTGCTGGACGCCGTTTACATGCTGCACCAGGCATGGAGCCTGGTCCGGCCGGCCACAGTGCAGAGCTGCTTTCGGAAGGCCGGCTTCCACCTGGCGCCCTTTGAGCAGGAGGAGCTGGACCTGCCGCCGCTGGCCGACGTGCCCCGGCCATCCTTCATGAGCGAGCAGGACTTCAGCGAGTTCGTCGGCATGGACGCCGAGGAGCCGGCCGTGGGCGAGATGACCAGTGAGGAGTGTGCGCTGGCCCAGAGGAGCCAGTGGGCCGAGGCTGCCGAGTGCTCGGAGGAGGACGGGGACCTGGACCCAGGGAGCCACGTCACTGCTGCCGAGGCCCTGGCCGGTCTGTCTGCCGCCATGAAGTGGTGCCAGCTGCACGGCCTGGTGTACCACTGGGAGAGACTGCTGGAGACAGAGAGCACCGTGCGAATGGCCGCTGTGGCCGAGGCCAGCCAGAGCCGGGTCCCTGGTCGCTCCCGCTACGTGCCTGGCATGGGGCTGCTGGCTCCGCCCGGGCTGGGTTCGgcctgctctgacccctcctgCAGTGCTGCCGTCTGA
- the LOC115642922 gene encoding tigger transposable element-derived protein 3-like isoform X1, whose protein sequence is MAAGTSAQGPMTFEDVAVYFTKEEWKKLAGWQRELYRHVMLENYELLASLGSASPKPELVSNLERGEEPHVRDSQELRSRESPKGERGRAPDPSKRRLSCCTTAVISKRKELSLADRVKLLQALESPSASLSSVAKLFGISKSQAGRIGRSREQILADWRTNANPLRKRKREGKGGEVEDALFLWFQQALARGERLSGPILKAKAQELALHSGREFEATDGWLCRWKTRHNIVFKRQLGEKQDVDVGSAQSWVNEVLPSLLAGYSAENIFNADETRLLYRGYPGRDPPLLSSKKAKDRVSVLCCANHAGTEKRRLLVVGKSRRPRCLPKDLRALPIAYANSANAWVTAHIFQQWALQWDQELRRNRRKVLLFLAHNSAHPRELQAKLHHIKLAFPPNTSSITQPLDMGVVRNLKGHYRALVAAKALLSPEQGRAGRAAEIAGRVTLLDAVYMLHQAWSLVRPATVQSCFRKAGFHLAPFEQEELDLPPLADVPRPSFMSEQDFSEFVGMDAEEPAVGEMTSEECALAQRSQWAEAAECSEEDGDLDPGSHVTAAEALAGLSAAMKWCQLHGLVYHWERLLETESTVRMAAVAEASQSRVPGRSRYVPGMGLLAPPGLGSACSDPSCSAAV, encoded by the exons ATGGCTGCAGGGACTTCGGCGCAG GGGCCCATGACCTTTGAGGATGTcgctgtgtatttcaccaaggAGGAGTGGAAGAAACTGGCCGGATGGCAGCGGGAGCTGTACCGCCATGTAATGCTGGAGAACTATGAACTGCTGGCCTCACTGG GCTCTGCAAGCCCCAAACCTGAGCTCGTCTCTAATCTGGAGCGAGGGGAAGAGCCGCATGTCAGGGACAGCCAGGAGCTGCGATCGAGGGAGAGCCCCAAAGGAGAGCGAGGGAGAGCCCCAG ACCCTTCCAAGCGCCGGCTCTCGTGCTGCACAACCGCAGTCATTTCCAAGAGGAAGGAGCTCTCACTGGCCGACCGGGTCAAGCTGCTGCAGGCCCTAGAGTCACCCTCTGCCTCCCTGTCCAGTGTGGCCAAGCTGTTTGGGATCTCCAAGAGCCAGGCGGGCCGGATCGGCCGCAGCAGGGAGCAGATTCTGGCCGACTGGCGCACCAACGCCAACCCACTGCGGAAGCGCAAGCGGGAGGGCAAGGGCGGAGAGGTGGAGGACGCGCTGTTCCTCTGGTTCCAGCAGGCCCTGGCCAGGGGGGAGAGGCTCTCGGGTCCCATCCTGAAGGCCAAGGcccaggagctggccctgcactcaGGCCGGGAGTTCGAGGCCACAGACGGCTGGCTCTGCCGGTGGAAGACCCGCCACAACATCGTCTTCAAGCGGCAGCTCGGCGAGAAGCAGGACGTGGATGTCGGCAGTGCCCAGAGCTGGGTGAACGAGGTGCTGCCCTCCCTGCTGGCCGGCTACAGTGCCGAGAACATCTTCAATGCCGACGAGACCAGGCTGCTGTACCGCGGCTACCCCGGCCGGGACCCGCCACTCCTGAGTAGCAAGAAGGCCAAGGACCGCGTCTCCGTCCTCTGCTGCGCCAACCACGCTGGCACGGAGAAGAGGCGCCTGCTGGTGGTGGGCAAGAGCCGGCGGCCGCGGTGCCTGCCCAAGGACCTGCGCGCCCTGCCCATTGCCTACGCCAACTCGGCCAACGCCTGGGTGACCGCGCACATCTTCCAGCAGTGGGCGCTGCAGTGGGACCAGGAGCTGCGACGCAACCGGCGCAAGGTCCTGCTCTTCCTGGCCCACAACAGCGCCCACCCCCGCGAGCTGCAGGCCAAGCTGCACCACATCAAGCTGGCCTTCCCCCCCAACACCAGCAGCATCACCCAGCCCTTGGACATGGGCGTCGTCCGCAATCTGAAGGGACACTACCGGGCACTGGTGGCGGCCAAGGCCCTGCTGAGCCCAGAGCAGGGGCGGGCGGGGCGGGCGGCTGAGATCGCCGGGCGGGTCACACTGCTGGACGCCGTTTACATGCTGCACCAGGCATGGAGCCTGGTCCGGCCGGCCACAGTGCAGAGCTGCTTTCGGAAGGCCGGCTTCCACCTGGCGCCCTTTGAGCAGGAGGAGCTGGACCTGCCGCCGCTGGCCGACGTGCCCCGGCCATCCTTCATGAGCGAGCAGGACTTCAGCGAGTTCGTCGGCATGGACGCCGAGGAGCCGGCCGTGGGCGAGATGACCAGTGAGGAGTGTGCGCTGGCCCAGAGGAGCCAGTGGGCCGAGGCTGCCGAGTGCTCGGAGGAGGACGGGGACCTGGACCCAGGGAGCCACGTCACTGCTGCCGAGGCCCTGGCCGGTCTGTCTGCCGCCATGAAGTGGTGCCAGCTGCACGGCCTGGTGTACCACTGGGAGAGACTGCTGGAGACAGAGAGCACCGTGCGAATGGCCGCTGTGGCCGAGGCCAGCCAGAGCCGGGTCCCTGGTCGCTCCCGCTACGTGCCTGGCATGGGGCTGCTGGCTCCGCCCGGGCTGGGTTCGgcctgctctgacccctcctgCAGTGCTGCCGTCTGA
- the LOC115642902 gene encoding uncharacterized protein LOC115642902: MPSPGPRCSAPRSGPAGGCGRDAAPSPAKPPTCPGRSRLLAPPSRLCALAAPPRVPGGRAACTGLGEAIAGGPLRCLRGSPRLAGGQAWSLRVRSQRAELGGWCRLRRPRGPSRAAEGAGQAPRPSVWQQEPLAGSGGLDAESPAQMERGDRLRVGDRRERRERGTPDASGTGSADLRPQVFIKMEQEEEPCTGGPPEQRETGILHAPGTGTGWPDVKHEIVVKVEPDDESYVGYPQGLGDRDLPGYPSTGIKAEIVVKMEPEDDAYGECAQHYGEGEGPNDPFCDANPEIIVKVEPDDESAIGYPQGLSEGRIPGYPSPGLINETRQVLRLRKSVTRDATFKISQTDHNKKHLDAVAAQEHLAKASTKKSSLPPMIDSRFTEKDLNDVFTFEFEKSKFGLLGKAKKKSATCKVEKEVNGELKTCSFKTSEASAVKSFNLWRHVKRNHPENYAALVTKKDQEDEAKPKADAAKRRSSGSLKTPGEKIFCRASSKKKPKIEQTKLASYLKSSNVTVTMDANTFREGLMEMVCLSSTPLTTFGLKNKGFQKIAGEMGRQLGVSMGHDAVRHLVVSTAESGRKELKKALEQKLCYLKMDAATRGKRNFLAINAQYYEEGKDKAVIKTLDIIDTEGCHNSSYVKAQVKTILEKFGISEMQVLSICVDNAANMMCAVKNVSEDNETISTSENRDVDRTEAILPDERTKGIDEIELNVDAAAQWANDPSLILPTWLHEDDSKVQLMRCGIHTLQLAIWDGLNKEHAKKFLAKIRQVVLKLRTPSIQSVLLDLHGITQSLDNVTCWGSTFAMVDQLLVFQSYCEQVAAAGTRELKLTKAEWDEVKNLRDLLAKPNQTTMNLQAVDVTPGVLMKEWRKLSKFLQENGGQIAEGILSSMQKHEEKLFDNIHFLAGVYVDPRYRILLTSREIPKAKEGLLDIARRLEKQNLLLHLNSAKEVEENNTQQKESSTIKFAVSESSHLSKTGCSQTSVSTLNLFERPSLRRLQPLWGNGDNSSINSSEDDDFEKELDKQERRRRVSAIHNCNEALFERNFRDDCEAMESIGRLKVKSVFEAIHSYPHRIQAACRIASSMPTTQASVERLFSALKLILNDLRQTMKDDLIAAIIFYRMNYE, translated from the exons ATGCCCTCGCCCGGCCCCCGGTGCAGCGCGCCCCGGTCCGGCCCCGCCGGCGGCTGCGGGAGGGACGCGGCGCCCAGCCCCGCAAAGCCCCCAACCTGCCCCGGGCGCAGCCGGCTCCTGGCCCCGCCGTCCCGGCTTTGTGCCTTGGCAGCCCCGCCCCGCGTCCCGGGGGGCCGCGCAGCCTGCACCGGGCTGGGGGAGGCGATTGCGGGCGGCCCCCTGCGCTGTCTGCGGGGCTCACCCCGGCTGG CCGGTGGCCAGGCCTGGAGCCTGCGGGTTCGCTCGCAACGCGCCGAGCTGGGCGGCTGGTGCCGGCTGCGGAGACCCAGGGGACCCAGCCGGGCCGCGGAAGGCGCTGGCCAGGCCCCTCGGCCCAGCGTTTGGCAGCAGGAGCCTCTGGCAG GCTCCGGTGGCCTCGACGCGGAAAGCCCAGCTCAGATGGAGCGAGGGGACAGGCTGCGTGTGGGCGAtcgcagggagaggagagagaggggaacaCCTGACGCCTCTGGCACAG GTTCTGCTGACCTGAGACCCCAGGTGTTTATTAAaatggagcaggaagaggagccGTGCACGGGGGGGcccccagagcagagagagacaggaatTCTCCATGCCCCTGGCACAG gcACAGGCTGGCCTGACGTGAAGCATGAGATTGTGGTGAAAGTGGAGCCAGATGACGAGTCATATGTGGGGTATCCCCAAGGCCTGGGGGACCGAGACCTCCCCGGCTACCCCAGCACTG GTATCAAAGCAGAGATTGTGGTCAAAATGGAGCCCGAGGACGATGCCTACGGCGAGTGTGCCCAGCATTACGGTGAAGGAGAAGGTCCCAACGACCCCTTCT GTGACGCAAACCCAGAGATTATCGTGAAAGTGGAGCCAGATGATGAGTCGGCCATTGGCTATCCCCAGGGCCTGAGCGAAGGCAGAATTCCCGGCTACCCCAGCCCAG GGTTGATCAACGAGACGCGCCAAGTGCTGCGATTACGGAAAAGTGTGACGCGAGATGCAACATTTAAGATATCACAAACAG ATCATAACAAGAAACATTTGGATGCGGTAGCAGCACAGGAACATTTGGCCAAGGCTTCAACAAAAAAATCAAGTCTGCCCCCCATGATTGATAGCCGATTCACGGAAAAGGATCTCAACGACGTCTTTACTTTTGAATTTGAAAAGTCCAAATTTGGGCTTTTGGGAAAAGCCAAGAAGAAATCGGCAACATGCAAGGTGGAAAAGGAAGTGAATGGAGAGCTCAAAACATGTAGCTTCAAGACAAGTGAAGCAAGTGCCGTGAAAAGTTTCAACCTTTGGCGGCATGTAAAACGTAACCATCCTGAAAACTATGCTGCTCTGGTTACAAAAAAGGATCAGGAAGATGAGGCAAAACCGAAAGCTGACGCAGCTAAACGACGTTCATCTGgctctttgaaaactcctggagAAAAGATTTTTTGCAGAGCTTCATCCAAAAAGAAACCCAAAATTGAGCAAACAAAACTTGCCTCATATTTGAAGTCCTCAAATGTTACAGTCACCATGGATGCCAATACTTTCCGTGAAGGGCTGATGGAAATGGTTTGCTTGAGTTCAACACCGCTCACTACCTTCGGGCTAAAGAACAAAGGATTCCAAAAAATTGCAGGTGAAATGGGTCGGCAGCTTGGCGTTTCGATGGGGCACGATGCGGTTCGTCATTTAGTTGTCAGCACAGCTGAGTCTGGCCGCAAAGAGCTCAAGAAAGCTTTGGAGCAAAAATTGTGCTACCTGAAAATGGATGCGGCAACCCGTGGAAAGAGAAATTTCCTTGCAATCAATGCTCAGTACTATGAAGAAGGCAAAGATAAAGCTGTGATAAAAACTTTGGACATAATCGACACTGAAGGGTGTCACAATTCTTCGTACGTGAAAGCTCAAGTAAAAACTATTTTAGAAAAATTTGGAATCAGTGAAATGCAAGTGTTGAGCATCTGCGTTGACAATGCAGCAAACATGATGTGTGCTGTCAAAAATGTCAGCGAGGACAATGAAACCATTTCTACCTCTGAGAACAGGGATGTGGACAGAACTGAAGCTATTTTGCCTGATGAAAGAACTAAAGGAATTGATGAAATTGAACTCAATGTGGATGCTGCTGCGCAATGGGCTAATGACCCTAGTCTCATACTTCCAACATGGCTTCATGAGGACGACTCAAAAGTCCAGCTGATGAGGTGTGGTATTCACACTCTTCAGTTGGCAATCTGGGATGGACTGAACAAAGAACATGCGAAGAAATTTCTGGCAAAAATTCGACAAGTCGTTCTCAAACTACGAACCCCAAGTATTCAAAGTGTTCTGCTTGATCTACATGGGATAACTCAGTCATTGGATAATGTGACTTGCTGGGGTTCAACATTTGCGATGGTTGATCAGCTTCTTGTTTTTCAATCTTACTGTGAAcaagtggctgctgctggaaCGAGAGAACTCAAGTTAACAAAAGCTGAATGGGACGAAGTGAAGAACCTGCGAGACCTCTTGGCAAAGCCAAACCAAACAACCATGAATCTTCAAGCTGTTGATGTAACTCCAGGAGTTTTAATGAAGGAATGGCGAAAACTGTCAAAATTCTTGCAAGAAAATGGTGGACAAATCGCAGAAGGAATTCTATCCTCCATGCAGAAACACGAAGAGAAGCTTTTTGACAATATTCATTTTCTTGCTGGAGTTTATGTTGACCCACGGTATCGGATTCTTCTTACCTCAAGGGAAATACCAAAGGCAAAGGAAGGGCTCCTTGATATTGCTCGACGACTCGAAAAACAAAATCTATTGCTACATTTGAACTCGGCGAAAGAGGTTGAAGAAAACAACACACAACAAAAGGAGTCATCAACAATCAAATTTGCTGTTTCAGAAAGTTCACATCTTTCAAAAACAGgctgttctcaaacttctgtcTCCACTCTGAATTTATTCGAGCGTCCATCCCTGAGACGTCTTCAGCCATTATGGGGAAATGGCGATAATTCAAGCATCAATTCTTCAGAAGATGA